One genomic window of Entelurus aequoreus isolate RoL-2023_Sb linkage group LG07, RoL_Eaeq_v1.1, whole genome shotgun sequence includes the following:
- the LOC133653641 gene encoding sonic hedgehog protein-like encodes MVKVSVIWNGSSCDPILHVTQASPMKQPGQARSSQLGLLALWTCLCLAEGCGPGPGYGTRSRPRKLTAMHYKQFFPNFSENNLGASGRAEGKITRNSERFNELVCNYNPDIVFKDEENTNADRFMTKRCKECLNKLAIAVMNQWPGVHLRVTEAWDEDGHHPPGSLHYEGRAVDITTDDRETDKYGLLAQLAVEAGFDWVHYESKYHIHCSVKADHSVAVEKGGCFPGWARVTVAGGGQKTLSSLTPGDKVMAVSATGKIVFSPILLFLHRDPEARSVFLSLETEDDHRLAVTPDHLVFLDPDCTLDSSKYKAWFASRARTQDCVLIHQADGRFHHSRISSISIQETTGVYAPLTEYGTLFVDGVLVSSYALVEDHALAHWAFGPLRLLFSLEYLLWGESTKQKQMSCTNTTSLHRSTLVTAACYMSNRPIGRHVVDERLSHQTSRVHWYARLLYNVASIILHTDSFYP; translated from the exons ATGGTCAAGGTCTCGGTTATTTGGAATGGATCAAGCTGTGACCCCATCCTACATGTCACCCAAGCCTCCCCAATGAAGCAGCCCGGCCAGGCCCGGAGCTCTCAGCTCGGCCTGCTGGCCTTGTGGACCTGCCTGTGTCTGGCGGAGGGATGCGGACCCGGGCCCGGGTACGGCACACGGTCCAGGCCCAGGAAACTGACGGCCATGCACTACAAGCAGTTCTTCCCCAATTTCTCAGAGAACAACCTGGGGGCCAGCGGGAGGGCAGAGGGCAAGATCACGCGGAACTCGGAGCGCTTCAATGAATTGGTGTGCAACTACAACCCCGATATTGTGTTCAAAGACGAAGAGAACACCAATGCCGACCGCTTCATGACAAAG CGGTGTAAGGAATGTTTGAACAAGCTGGCCATAGCCGTAATGAACCAGTGGCCAGGGGTGCACCTACGGGTGACAGAGGCCTGGGACGAGGATGGTCACCACCCTCCCGGATCTCTGCACTATGAAGGCCGGGCAGTGGACATCACTACCGACGACAGAGAAACAGACAAGTACGGACTGCTCGCCCAGCTGGCTGTGGAGGCGGGCTTTGACTGGGTCCACTACGAGTCCAAATATCACATCCACTGCTCTGTAAAAGCTG ATCACTCTGTTGCTGTGGAAAAAGGAGGCTGTTTCCCCGGCTGGGCCCGGGTGACTGTTGCTGGAGGCGGGCAAAAGACCTTATCATCACTGACTCCTGGGGACAAAGTCATGGCCGTGTCTGCGACAGGCAAAATTGTATTTAGCCCGATCTTGTTGTTTCTGCATCGGGATCCAGAAGCCCGGTCCGTTTTCCTGTCTTTGGAGACAGAAGACGACCATAGATTGGCCGTCACTCCGGATCACCTGGTCTTCTTAGACCCTGACTGCACACTTGACAGCAGTAAGTACAAGGCTTGGTTTGCCAGTAGAGCCAGAACCCAGGACTGTGTTCTGATCCACCAAGCAGACGGTCGATTCCATCATTCTCGCATCAGTTCCATTTCAATACAAGAGACTACGGGGGTGTACGCACCTTTGACAGAATATGGAACTTTGTTTGTTGACGGAGTGCTGGTCTCCAGCTATGCACTGGTGGAAGACCATGCACTTGCACACTGGGCGTTTGGACCTCTGAGACTCCTGTTCTCGTTGGAGTACCTGCTGTGGGGGGAAAGCACAAAACAAAAGCAGATGAGTTGCACTAACACAACTTCACTTCATCGCAGCACTTTGGTCACAGCAGCTTGCTACATGAGTAACCGTCCTATTGGACGTCACGTGGTGGACGAGAGACTTAGTCATCAGACGTCCCGCGTGCACTGGTATgctcgcttactgtacaatgtggcCTCCATCATTTTACACACTGACTCTTTCTAcccttaa